The proteins below come from a single Branchiostoma floridae strain S238N-H82 chromosome 5, Bfl_VNyyK, whole genome shotgun sequence genomic window:
- the LOC118416896 gene encoding uncharacterized protein LOC118416896, with protein MNAVILGRGSQKEAGRAPKWLMHGSRTNMTATVTMFQCDYCSKTIDGLTFVKCNACNDAYYCCKAHQDVHWPEHEPLCLSAPIIQLQMTEDIVQQMYLNDETDCQTETATEDVSASFFCTDDDDCSDIFFGETNESSEEQTKDLTDEDDWSRIFFGESAPTSKERTKDRRLGK; from the exons ATGAATGCAGTCATTCTGGGACGTGGAAGTCAGAAGGAAGCTGGTCGTGCCCCAAAATG GTTGATGCATGGTAGCAGAACAAACATGACAGCTACGGTAACCATGTTTCAATGTGACTACTGTTCAAAAACTATAGATGGCCTCACTTTTGTGAAATGCAATGCTTGCAATGATGCATACTACTGCTGCAAAGCCCACCAGGATGTGCACTGGCCAGAACACGAGCCACTGTGCCTATCAGCACCAATTATCCAGCTTCAGATGACAGAAGATATTGTTCAACAAATGTACCTAAATGATGAAACAG ACTGTCAGACAGAAACTGCCACTGAAGATGTATCTGCTTCGTTCTTTTGCACTG ATGATGACGATTGCTCTGACATATTCTTTGGTGAAACAAATGAGTCATCGGAAGAGCAAACAAAGGACCTTACTG ATGAAGACGATTGGTCCCGAATATTCTTCGGTGAGTCAGCCCCCACTTCAAAAGAAAGAACAAAGGACCGTCGCCTTGGTAAGTAA
- the LOC118416414 gene encoding fucolectin-1-like, with amino-acid sequence MATRLLLTFGVVFLVGRTVSTEVVSDDNVALGKPAFQTSTWGPGEPSRAVDGRTSSRMDAGSCTHTAGHPGEDNPTWWVDLGQSYAVDSVVIFNRMDSWSERLNPFNILIGDSDQVSTNPQCGGDHQIDLAKPFISVSCQGMRGRFVAVRLPGPSRILTLCEVRVFAGSASTSGKLVVRVSVGVKKSNVGQPGGHGEAEDEFTEIYGPGDKHKQAFYQRLNQQRETGHLCDVAVVVEGQRFSAHR; translated from the exons ATGGCCACCAGGCTCCTGCTGACCTTTGGGGTGGTGTTCCTAGTCGGGCGCACGGTGTCGACGGAAGTAGTTTCAG ATGACAATGTCGCCCTGGGGAAGCCAGCGTTCCAAACCAGCACCTGGGGCCCCGGGGAGCCCAGCCGGGCCGTAGACGGGAGAACCTCTTCCCGTATGGACGCTGGTTCCTGCACACACACTGCAGGGCACCCGGGAGAGGATAATCCcacctggtgggtggatctcggaCAGTCGTATGCGGTTGACAG TGTGGTCATCTTTAACCGCATGGACAGTTGGTCCGAACggctcaaccccttcaacatcctcATCGGGGACtccgaccaggtcagcacgaacccCCAGTGTGGAGGTGACCATCAGATCGACTTGGCCAAACCGTTTatttccgtctcctgtcagGGAATGCGGGGACGCTTTGTAGCCGTCCGTCTTCCTGGACCATCAAGAATACTGACCCTGTGCGAAGTCCGAGTATTTGCTG GTTCTGCCTCTACTAGCGGAAAATTGGTAGTCAGAGTGTCGGTCGGCGTAAAGAAAAGTAATGTGGGCCAGCCAGGGGGACATGGAGAGGCCGAGGACGAATTCACGGAGATATACGGCCCAGGAGACAAGCACAAACAGGCGTTCTACCAGCGTCTCAACCAGCAGAGAGAGACGGGACACTTGTGCGATGTCGCAGTGGTGGTGGAAGGACAAAGATTCTCTGCTCACAGGTAG
- the LOC118416900 gene encoding uncharacterized protein LOC118416900 isoform X1: protein MDPGCLHREGYWLSYQRSPCTRPTTSWSSHPADSNDAQEMVPWFVKVITTYPDKQHLKLQWHVPTNDGVYVKESSENKPLKEYTVKYGEIVAVHLSQNKTHTPLAG from the exons ATGGATCCTGGATGTCTCCACAGGGAAGGCTATTGGCTCTCTTATCAAAG GAGCCCCTGTACAAGACCAACGACTTCATGGTCGTCCCACCCGGCAGACTCCAACGATGCTCAAGAGATGGTACCCTGGTTTGTGAAGGTCATCACCACCTACCCGGACAAACAGCACCTGAAACTCCAATGGCACGTGCCGACCAACGACGGGGTGTATGTGAAGGAGTCGAGTGAGAACAAGCCTCTCAAAGAATACACTGTCAAGTATGGGGAGATCGTTGCTGTACATCTGTCACAAAATAAGACACATACTCCACTGGCCGGCTGA